One Alphaproteobacteria bacterium genomic window carries:
- a CDS encoding aminoacyl-tRNA hydrolase — MPVTSEPFLIVGLGNPGSTYALHRHNVGFMALDEIAACFNVTEFKAKKSSLLAETRIDGARVFLLKPLLYMNCSGKPVRQCMDYYTIGLDNVLVIHDELDLPFGQMQLKKGGGSAGHNGIKDLKAHCGEDFWRIRFGIDHPGDSAHVSSYVLSNFSKPEINRVGSALDTLASHLTEWIINDTHSFQQSLKK; from the coding sequence ATGCCTGTAACATCTGAACCTTTTTTGATCGTTGGGCTTGGTAATCCCGGATCGACGTATGCTCTTCATCGCCATAACGTTGGCTTTATGGCACTTGATGAGATTGCAGCATGCTTCAATGTCACTGAGTTTAAAGCAAAGAAATCTTCTTTGCTTGCTGAAACACGCATTGATGGAGCTCGTGTTTTCCTTTTAAAACCACTGTTGTACATGAACTGTTCGGGGAAACCTGTGCGACAGTGTATGGATTATTACACTATTGGCTTGGATAATGTTCTGGTGATTCATGATGAGCTTGACCTTCCTTTTGGACAGATGCAACTCAAAAAAGGGGGAGGAAGTGCTGGGCATAACGGCATTAAGGACCTTAAGGCCCATTGTGGTGAGGATTTTTGGCGTATCCGTTTTGGGATCGACCACCCTGGGGACTCTGCACATGTGAGTAGCTACGTTCTCAGCAATTTTTCCAAACCCGAAATCAATCGTGTTGGGAGTGCGCTTGATACCCTTGCTTCTCATCTCACTGAGTGGATTATCAACGATACACATAGTTTTCAACAGTCGCTCAAAAAATAG
- the rpsI gene encoding 30S ribosomal protein S9 — protein sequence MVENQQTLIKAKDAAAETPRKIKRDALGRVYATGKRKNAIARVWLKAGKGSITVNGRPLEAYFGRSTLRMVVNQPFSHIDRVGSFDIMATVVGGGLSGQAGAIRHGISRALNDFDLAFRPALKVNGCLTRDARVVERKKYGRHKARRSTQFCKR from the coding sequence ATGGTAGAAAACCAACAAACACTTATCAAAGCAAAAGATGCGGCAGCTGAGACTCCTCGTAAAATTAAGCGTGATGCTTTAGGTCGTGTGTATGCGACAGGAAAACGCAAAAATGCTATTGCTCGTGTCTGGCTAAAGGCCGGTAAGGGGTCAATAACCGTTAATGGCCGCCCACTTGAGGCATATTTTGGCCGCAGCACCCTTCGCATGGTTGTTAACCAACCTTTTTCTCATATCGATCGGGTTGGAAGCTTTGATATTATGGCAACTGTCGTAGGTGGTGGTTTATCGGGTCAAGCCGGTGCGATACGTCACGGCATTAGCCGCGCACTGAACGATTTCGATTTGGCCTTTCGACCTGCCCTAAAGGTAAATGGATGTCTGACGCGTGATGCACGTGTTGTTGAGCGTAAAAAATATGGTCGCCACAAGGCCCGCCGCAGCACACAATTCTGTAAACGCTAA
- a CDS encoding 50S ribosomal protein L25/general stress protein Ctc, whose product MRDNVKIEAAVRESVGTGSAREARRAGMLPVSIYGGKEKPVAATISPKAIFHEIQTLRFFTHVYELNFGGKIQRVIPRDVQRHPVTDVPLHIDFMRVSGSDSIHVHIPVHLINEDKCEGLKRGGVLNTILHEIEVVCPVGSIPESLEADLAGVSLGHSLHTDALVLPKGVKIAHPERDNTLATIVVPSSVKAETEAAAEAEEDATDA is encoded by the coding sequence ATGAGAGATAATGTAAAAATTGAAGCCGCGGTACGTGAAAGCGTTGGTACTGGTTCAGCAAGGGAAGCTCGGCGTGCAGGAATGCTCCCTGTGTCGATTTATGGTGGCAAAGAAAAACCCGTAGCGGCTACGATAAGCCCTAAAGCTATCTTTCATGAAATTCAGACTTTGCGATTTTTTACGCATGTGTATGAGCTTAATTTTGGTGGAAAAATACAGCGTGTGATCCCACGTGATGTTCAGCGCCATCCCGTAACAGATGTCCCCCTTCATATTGATTTTATGCGTGTGTCTGGATCTGATTCCATTCATGTGCATATTCCCGTTCACCTTATCAATGAAGATAAGTGTGAGGGCCTAAAACGTGGTGGAGTGCTTAACACAATACTTCATGAGATCGAGGTTGTGTGTCCTGTCGGGTCCATACCTGAATCTCTTGAGGCGGACCTAGCGGGGGTTTCTCTCGGCCACAGCCTGCACACTGATGCGTTAGTGCTCCCTAAGGGTGTGAAAATAGCGCATCCCGAGCGTGACAATACACTCGCGACAATTGTTGTTCCTTCATCTGTAAAGGCAGAAACCGAAGCAGCCGCTGAAGCTGAAGAAGACGCCACAGACGCCTAA
- the ychF gene encoding redox-regulated ATPase YchF, translating into MALMCGIVGLPNVGKSTLFNALTQTAQAQAANFPFCTIEPNVGRVVVPDPRLEKLGIINKSQSILPTSLEFVDIAGLVKGASQGEGLGNKFLSHIREVDAIIHVVRCFDNDDITHVSGKIDPCDDIAVINTELMLADLESVEKRIPALEKKIKSAKDPQMVTQLELLYAVKDLLSAGNPARQLQVSSDQRKEFSMLQLITAKPIMYVCNVQEDDASTGNAYVQQVEKLAKTENARVVTISAAIEAEVSQLPPEDQGEFLDSLHLTETGLSRVIREAYVLLRLITYFTSGPKETRAWTIAEGTQAPQAAGVIHSDFERGFICAEVTAYDDYVACGNEATAKAQGKLRQEGKTYKVCDGDVILFRFNV; encoded by the coding sequence ATGGCATTAATGTGTGGAATTGTTGGCTTACCCAATGTTGGAAAATCAACACTTTTTAATGCACTGACCCAAACAGCCCAAGCTCAGGCGGCCAATTTTCCCTTCTGTACCATTGAACCAAATGTAGGGCGTGTCGTTGTTCCAGATCCCCGCTTGGAAAAACTCGGTATCATTAATAAATCTCAATCAATTCTACCGACCTCACTAGAGTTCGTTGATATCGCCGGTCTTGTAAAGGGAGCAAGCCAGGGAGAGGGTTTAGGAAATAAGTTTCTTAGCCACATTCGGGAAGTAGATGCGATTATCCATGTTGTGCGATGCTTTGACAATGATGATATCACACATGTTTCTGGAAAAATTGATCCCTGTGACGACATTGCGGTCATTAATACAGAGTTAATGCTTGCCGATCTGGAGAGCGTTGAAAAGCGTATTCCTGCTCTTGAGAAAAAAATAAAAAGTGCCAAAGATCCTCAGATGGTGACGCAACTGGAATTACTCTACGCTGTTAAGGACCTCTTAAGTGCGGGAAACCCTGCCCGTCAATTACAGGTTTCTTCTGATCAACGCAAAGAGTTTTCTATGCTTCAGCTCATAACCGCAAAGCCAATCATGTACGTTTGTAATGTGCAGGAGGACGACGCTTCTACCGGTAATGCTTATGTTCAGCAGGTAGAGAAATTAGCAAAGACAGAAAACGCCCGTGTCGTCACAATTTCAGCAGCAATTGAAGCCGAAGTTTCACAGCTACCCCCCGAAGATCAAGGTGAGTTTTTGGATTCGCTGCATTTAACCGAAACAGGTTTGAGTCGTGTTATTCGGGAAGCATACGTTCTGCTGCGCTTAATTACCTACTTTACCTCTGGGCCCAAAGAAACCCGGGCATGGACAATAGCAGAGGGAACGCAGGCCCCTCAGGCTGCGGGTGTAATTCATAGTGATTTTGAACGGGGATTCATTTGTGCGGAGGTAACGGCTTATGATGACTACGTAGCCTGCGGAAACGAAGCAACAGCAAAAGCACAAGGGAAACTTCGCCAAGAAGGAAAGACCTATAAAGTGTGCGATGGCGATGTTATTCTTTTCCGATTTAACGTATAA
- the rplM gene encoding 50S ribosomal protein L13, translating into MKTYTLKPSEINKKWLLIDAKDLVLGRLASIVALRLRGKHKPEFTPHMDCGDNIIVINAEKIHVTGNKRENRLFHWHTGHPGGVKTRTVAERLDGRFPERVIQKAVERMITRNPLGREQMRNLRIYAGDVHPHEAQNPEVIDLAAMNPKNKR; encoded by the coding sequence ATGAAAACGTATACTTTAAAGCCATCTGAAATTAACAAAAAATGGCTCCTGATCGATGCAAAAGACTTGGTGCTAGGCCGCCTGGCCAGTATTGTTGCTCTTCGTTTGCGTGGCAAACACAAGCCTGAGTTTACGCCTCATATGGACTGTGGTGATAACATTATTGTAATTAATGCAGAAAAAATCCATGTTACAGGGAATAAGCGTGAAAATCGGTTATTCCACTGGCATACTGGACATCCAGGTGGTGTAAAGACCCGCACGGTAGCAGAGCGCCTTGATGGTCGCTTTCCCGAGCGTGTTATCCAAAAAGCTGTTGAGCGCATGATTACGCGCAACCCTCTTGGTCGTGAGCAAATGCGTAATCTGCGTATATATGCAGGTGATGTCCATCCTCATGAAGCACAAAACCCTGAGGTTATTGACCTTGCGGCTATGAACCCCAAAAATAAACGATAA